CAGGCCGAGAAATCGATATGCTGCGGTGAAGGCGAGCTTTTCGTCTTCCACATCATGCCGCCATAAACGCCGGGCTCAGATCGCCGCTCCGGCTCTTTCTCTTCGCGCTTCACGCGATTCGTGTAAGAGCGAACGCGCAACGGAGCCTGATCTGAAAGTGCGGCAGAGGCAGCCGTAGCTACCGCCGGTTGCGTCGATTCCTGACGCTGCAGATTCGTCTTTCGAGCCTGATCGACGTCATGCAGGAATCGATACGTATAAAGGGCCTGCGCCTGAGCGGTCTGCTGACCTCCAGGAGCGGTGCCGTTTACGGATACCTGCATGTCGATCAGTCTCATCGCCGCCTGCCCGCTCCCGGACGATCGGGTTTGCCGATCTTGATATGGCCTTCATGATAGGAGAAGACGACTCCGGTTAACCTTTCAGTCACTTCATAGCTGGCGTTTCGTATGTTGATGATGACGCCGGGGAAAATCTCTTTCTCGACGACGACCTTCCCCTCAGAGGCCATCTCTTCCATATACGTTTCGAGTTTTTCCTTCTCGGCCTTCAGTTCCTTCGATTTCTCGGTCAGAGTTCCGATTGCCTCGGCCGCCTCTTTCAGGCGGCGCACCTGTTCGGCGCCAAACGTCTCGGGGTCGTTCTTCTGGCGCGTTTCAAGCGTCGACTTCTCCCTCTGCTTTTCTTTCAGTTCGGTGTCGGTCTCGGTCACCATGCGCGTCAGATCCTCGTATTGATGCAGGATGCGCGGATCGGTGCCGACGGTGATCTGAGTCGCCGTGTAGGCCTGCGAGCCGATAATGCGAGCGCGCACCTCTTTCGTCGCCCGAATCACGCCGCCGACGATCTGTGCGCGACGGCCCGAACAGACGATCTCGTTCCCGGCTTCTACGTGGCTGTGCAGAATCGACTCTTGAACGGTGATATCCTGGGCGGCAAGTATCTTCGCCGACTGAATAAACTTCGCGATCACCGACCCTCCGGTCGACTCGACGACGGCTTCGTCGCGGCCCATAATACCGGACTGAATAATGATATCGCCCTCACCTTCGATTTTCGCCTTCTGTACCGATCCACGAACTTCGACGTTGCCGGCCGCTTTGACCTCGTAGTTATCGAGGACGCTGCCGCCTACATGCACCGAGCCGAGGAACATGACGTTACCGCTTTTCGGACCGACGTCGCCGGCCACCCTGTAGATGGGCTCGACCGAAAGGCGGGTGCCTGAAAGCACGACCTGTCCGTTGATTTCAGCCGACAGCTTCATGCCATCCTGAGAGAGAATGGTGTTTTTGCCCGGCTTGAGATCCACGTCTTTGCCGTCACGGGCCGGCAGTATCCGGTTAAACAGCGATTTTCCGGCCGTTCCTTTTTCGGCGGGCATCTTTTCGGCGAGAATCTGGCCGACGACGACGTTCTCCACAAGATGCAGCTCTTTGAAGTCCACCTTGCCCTGTTCGTCCTCGCGCAGCTCCATCTCGCGCTTCACCTTCACCTTGAAGTCGATGTAGGCATCGCGGCCATGTTTCGCCGGAACGCCCTCGGCGGCGAGTATGTCCTGCATATAGCGGTCTTCATTGAGAGCGGCGGCAATCTCGTCTTCTTTGAATCCGATCACGACGCCATGCGCCTTGAGAGCGCTGACGATATCGCCGACCTGTAAGTCTCGACCGCCTTTCTTCGGCGCCGTAATCGTTACGTAGGCCTTCATCTCGTCGGGAGTGATTTCCACACGACAGTTCGAGTCATGCTCGGGCCGTGGCTGGAATTCGGCGACCTTGATCATCTCGCCGCTCTGATCCTTTATGGCCTGCTCGATATGCCGCATGTTGTAGCTCTGGATGCCGCGCTGCTCCAGTCGACGCGTGCAATCCTCGACCGTCGCCGGTCGCCCGTTGCCAACTGCCGGCTGTACGACAATAAAAACCCCTGAAAGATAGATACGCACGGCGACAGACCCGTCTCTGTGTTTCGGCTCCACAAAGCGCTCCAGCTCGTCGCTGAGCAGGCGATCGCCCGCGCCGATCTTCATCGAAAATTCTTCAAGATCGGCGTAGGCGCTTGAGGCCGGCAGCAGGCTGACCATGATCCGATAGGGCGATTTCGAAAAAAGAGAGCGCTTGCCTCGTTCGAGAATCTCATAGTCAAGCATCGTCAGGTCACGGTTGAAATACTCCGCCGCTCTGTTCAAACAGGTGGCGATGGAAAGACCGACGACGACGACCTTATCGTCGACCTGGGGGCTTTCTTCGGCATCAAGCAGCGTTTTTTTCAGTCGGTCCATTTTGAGTTCAAGAGTAACGCACTCTTCTCATGCAGGCAAGCCCTTTCACTGCCTGTTTGCATTCTGTTCATTCATCGAGGAAGGGCATGCCTGCAATGCGAAGATGTTCCCGCAGAACCTGAGGATCGGACTGGCGCTCTTTGACGAGGTTCTCGAAGCGCTGTCGCGGCGACCGGTAGTCCGAACTGCGTGGAATGATCAACCTGGAGACGGTGAGATCAAGTCGTTCTTCGGTAAAAATCGACAGAAGGCGCGGATCAAGGCCAAGCTGTTTCAGTAGAATATGAGCGAGGGCAATGCCCATTCCCGAGCCCTCCGCCATATCGCTATAATTGAGATAAAACTGATACAACCCCTGAACCTTTTCCGAGGCCAGGAATTTACGCCGGATGCGTTCATCCTCCTGCCTGAAAAGCCGCCCCGGATTGCTGATATGCAGCACGCTAACCCGGCGATGAATGGAAAAGATCATCTCAAACCTGATGTTCTCGCGATTGAATTCCGAGGCGAAGTAATAGCGATCGTAGTCTGCAAGGCTGCGATGGAACTGTTCCATACCGCGTCCGTAGTCGCCCGGACGCAGGGGATTGATGTCGTTTCGAAAAAAGACCAGGCGTTTCAGATTGGCCTTGATGGAATTCTGCACGAGCTCGCGCACCACCGTCTGCAGCGGACCGGCCACAGAGCCGTCGACGGACGAAAACAGAAAGCTCTCGATACGTTCTTCAAGCTCATCGGTTAACGAAGCGCCCGTTATGCACTCGGTTTCGAATCTCTGTTGAAGCTCGGGCAGGGAATCGATCAGACTCATCGCTGCCCTCTACTCTCAGACAGAACCGTGAATGCCGTCAAGGATTCTCTTCACCGCATCGACGTCGGGCTCGCATGAGATCGGCTGATTCGCGTAATCCGAGCGAACCCCGTCAAGCGATCGATTATGATAGCCTGTTTTGAATTCCGAGAACTTCAGCCCGTGCGCCGTTGAGATGACGACGACCTTCTGACCCTTTTCGATCGTTCCGGCGGCGATGAGTTTCTCGGTGCAGGCAAGGGCGACACCCGTATGCGGATCATTGAAAAGCCCCGCCCTGTCGCCTCGCGCCGCGGCGTTTGCCAGCTCTTCTTCGCTGGCCTGCTCGACCACGCCTCCGAAACGCTCCAGAGCCCGGACAGCCCGGCGATAACTCACAGGCGCTCCGATTTGAATGGCTGAGGCAAGCGTCTTCTGCGCCTTTACGGGTCGGTATTCTCTGTAAGACGTTTGAAAGCTCTGATAGAGCGGATTCGCATGAGCGGCCTGGGCAACACAGATGCGCGGAGCCTTTGAAATAAGCCCCATCTCAAGAAGAAGCTCAAAGCCTGCTCCCAGCGCCGATACGTTACCGAGGTTTCCTCCGGGGATGACGATCCAGTCGGGCACCTGCCATGCCAGCTGCTGGATCACCTCGATGCCGACGGTCTTCTGGCCTTCGATGCGCAGCGGATTCATCGAATTCGCCAGATAGATGCCCGCCGATGGATCGGCCGTTACGTCGCGCACAACCTCCATACAGCCGTCAAAGTCCGTATTCAGCTGAATCACGGTTGCACCGCTTGCAAGCGGCTGCACAAGCTGTGCCGTCGAGATCTTGCCCTCGGGCAGAAAGATGATCACGGGAATGCCGGCCCAGGCTCCATAGGCGGCCAGAGCGGCGCTTGTATCGCCGGTCGAGGCGCAGGCGACGGCGCGGATGGGTTTGCCGGCCTTGATCAGATCATTCACATGACTGACAAGTACCGTCATACCGAGATCTTTGAACGATCCCGTATGTGAGATGCCACATTGTTTGATCCAGAGCTCGGCCAGTCCAAGCGGACCGGCAAGGCCGGGAACGGGAACAAGCGGGGTGGCGCCTTCGCCAAGGGAAACGATGTTCTCGTCTTTGATGCCCGGTAGCACCCATTCCTTCTTGCCCCACACGCCGGAGTTATACGGATGCTGTCCGGTACGGAATCGCTGTTCAAAGCGCTGCTTCCATTCCGTGGCCGGAATTGCCTTGAGCGGATTGACGTCATGATGGACGTCGAGTAGTCCGTCGCAAGAAGGGCAGCGAAATAAGACGGCATCAATCGGATAAACGGAGCTGCAATCCATGCAGCGAAGTTCGGTGTGAAACGGTTGTGACTGAGACATAGAGGATTATTCTTCGTGTGGTGCGGCGTCGCCGGGACCGCGACCGAAATTGTACACTCCGCGCTTGCTCCGGCTTTTGAGATCAATTCCCGGATGGATGCGCTTGAGTTCAACGATAAATTTCATGCGCTCATCGCCGGCATTGTCGATGAAAAACCGCGTCGAAAGCTCGAATTCGATATAATGAACGGGCCGCTCGCCTTGCATGGCGGCCACAAGTCTGAAAAGCGCCGGATGGCCGATCAGCTCCCGGCTTTCGATGCGATCCCTGCCCTTCATGCGCTGCAGGTGCTGTTCATGCGGAGGCCTGTAGAGCACCGGACCGGAGGGAATGAGCTCGATCTCGTATTCTTCGAGCGTCCGGTCTTTTCTGAAATCAAAGACAAGATGATCTTCAACGATTCCCTTCATGCGCAGCTTCCAGTCCGAATCGACAAGGCCAAGACGGTAGCGCAGATGCCGCCCATTTTTCAGAATAAGTTCTTTGCTCTCGCCAAGAGCAGGCGGAGGAGAGCTTGTATCGGCCATGACCTTGAAGGCGGGATACAGTATAAAATGATAGAAGAAGCCCAGAAGCACCATCACGCCCACCGCTCCGAGCACGACGAGCGTGATGTCGAGAGCAAGCGGCGTGATGAGCAGGGAGAAAGCGAACATTCCTGAGTTTTACTGCTTCTGCGATTTCAGATACTGAATGGCCTTGAGTTTCGCCTCTTCATCGCTCAGGCCAGGACGGCGTTTAATCACCCAGCGAAAACGAACGTTGAAGCGGATGGGCTGGATCACCCCTTGCGGGAACTTGAAGCGGAATCGGGTCAGGTCTTCTTGAAAGAGTTTGGCCGCCTGATAGGTGCGCGGGTTATGCCCTGGAACGTACTGCAGCTGTTCGATCTGCCCCGTATGCGGGTTGAGACGAACATCAAGAACTCCTTCGATTTCCCAGTCGCGAAAATCGATCTCATCGTGGATTTCCTGATACGACTTCAACTGCTCTTTATCGCCTCGAGAATCTGAGGGCCTTTGAATCGACGACGTCTGACCGTACTGGCGCACGCTATAATTTGTTCCCGTTATGAGAACACGATACAGTTCACCGGATACGGCCGGCTTCTGGAAAAAGAGATCATCGTCAGAGGCAGGTTCGGCCGGCTGATCTTCAACAAAGCCCTGAACCTCGGGTTTTGCCTTATCATCGCCTGTCGTTTCCTCGGTTTTTGTTCCTGAAACGCAGGCAAAGAGGGACTGGAATAAAAAAAGGACAATTGTGTATTTGAAAAGACGCGACAGAGAACTCATGCAAATCTCCGATTATAAAGAGGGATAAGGCAACTCTTCGATCAGCGGTCCAGAAGGGCAATCAGTTTCTGCAGCGAATCGCCATCGTCAGGAAAATTGATCACTTCGAAGGAATATGCCGGAGCGACGGCCGAACTGCGAAGCAGGCTGGCCTGTTTCAGTTCCATCTGCAAACGATCGGCGAAAATGCCCGCCTCCGTCTTTCCCCGTCCTGGAAGAAGCAGCACGTAGCGTCCGGCCCCCATCCGGCTTAAATAATCGCTCTGATGAAGGCTTCTCGAAAGGGTGCGGGAAAGCGACTGAAAATAGTCGGTCATGGCCGACATGGAGTTGGCGCCGAGTATCTTCTTCAGATTCCGCACGCGGAAATCGACGATAGAAAGAAAAGAATGGAATTCAAGCGCCTTCTGCACCTCACGTTCCAGACGCTTCTCCAGAGGACTGAACGGATCTCGAAAAAGCGTCTCTCGCTCCTGTAAAATCAGACAGTTGGCGAGAACGGGCGCCAGCTGCGCACAGGCGATCAGCGC
This region of Leptonema illini DSM 21528 genomic DNA includes:
- a CDS encoding DUF342 domain-containing protein: MDRLKKTLLDAEESPQVDDKVVVVGLSIATCLNRAAEYFNRDLTMLDYEILERGKRSLFSKSPYRIMVSLLPASSAYADLEEFSMKIGAGDRLLSDELERFVEPKHRDGSVAVRIYLSGVFIVVQPAVGNGRPATVEDCTRRLEQRGIQSYNMRHIEQAIKDQSGEMIKVAEFQPRPEHDSNCRVEITPDEMKAYVTITAPKKGGRDLQVGDIVSALKAHGVVIGFKEDEIAAALNEDRYMQDILAAEGVPAKHGRDAYIDFKVKVKREMELREDEQGKVDFKELHLVENVVVGQILAEKMPAEKGTAGKSLFNRILPARDGKDVDLKPGKNTILSQDGMKLSAEINGQVVLSGTRLSVEPIYRVAGDVGPKSGNVMFLGSVHVGGSVLDNYEVKAAGNVEVRGSVQKAKIEGEGDIIIQSGIMGRDEAVVESTGGSVIAKFIQSAKILAAQDITVQESILHSHVEAGNEIVCSGRRAQIVGGVIRATKEVRARIIGSQAYTATQITVGTDPRILHQYEDLTRMVTETDTELKEKQREKSTLETRQKNDPETFGAEQVRRLKEAAEAIGTLTEKSKELKAEKEKLETYMEEMASEGKVVVEKEIFPGVIINIRNASYEVTERLTGVVFSYHEGHIKIGKPDRPGAGRRR
- the thrC gene encoding threonine synthase, with protein sequence MSQSQPFHTELRCMDCSSVYPIDAVLFRCPSCDGLLDVHHDVNPLKAIPATEWKQRFEQRFRTGQHPYNSGVWGKKEWVLPGIKDENIVSLGEGATPLVPVPGLAGPLGLAELWIKQCGISHTGSFKDLGMTVLVSHVNDLIKAGKPIRAVACASTGDTSAALAAYGAWAGIPVIIFLPEGKISTAQLVQPLASGATVIQLNTDFDGCMEVVRDVTADPSAGIYLANSMNPLRIEGQKTVGIEVIQQLAWQVPDWIVIPGGNLGNVSALGAGFELLLEMGLISKAPRICVAQAAHANPLYQSFQTSYREYRPVKAQKTLASAIQIGAPVSYRRAVRALERFGGVVEQASEEELANAAARGDRAGLFNDPHTGVALACTEKLIAAGTIEKGQKVVVISTAHGLKFSEFKTGYHNRSLDGVRSDYANQPISCEPDVDAVKRILDGIHGSV